Within the Pirellulales bacterium genome, the region GGTTGCATCAGTTCCGACGGCTCCGCATCCGCTGGGACCGAAACCCACTCGTCCATCAGGCCTTCCTCACCCTTGCCGCAGCGATCATCTGTTATCGTACTTGGCTTAATGAAAGCTAGTTTTGTCCGGTGGCTCTTAGTATCACCTGATTATCCACCAACGCATCCAGGGTCCAGTTTCATTTTCTTTGAATGTCCTTCGCCTTGCCCTCCGCATTTACAGGGAACAATCATGCTGGCCCGGCACATGAAGACGGCAGCGCGACCGGCCGATTACAAGAATGAGTTCTAGGTAGAGGTTTTCTTCTCACATCACACAGGGCAACATCATGAGCAACTTTAGGGCGGTGATCACTTGCTGTCTCACAGTACTTGTGCTAACTGTGGTTCCCTGCCGCGGCATGGAGATTGTGCTGGACTATTCTGATGACTCATTTTTTGCCGCACATCCTACCGCCGAAGCAACATTGGAGGCGGCTGCCCAGGACGTTTCCAACGCGATCACGACTACGCTGGCTGCCACCGTGGACACCAATAGCGCCACAGTCAATGGGACGTCGGTTACCTTTAATTACAATTTCAACTATGCCAATCCAACTACGGGAGCCATTCAAACAATCGATGCGGCACTCCCTGCAAATCAAGTGCGAGTCTTCGTCGGAGTACAAAATTTGACCAGTGGTACGCTCGGAGAAGGCGAACCGGGGGGGTTTAACGTCTCGTCCAGCGCGATTATTCACAATCAGTCGGACGTATCGTCAGCCGTTCACATGGCCGCGGCTGCCGCGAATGCCAATCTGGGACGGGGAGGCGGGCCAGCGATGGGAACAGCAAGTGGTTCGCTGACGACGGTACCATATTCGATCGCCTACGGCCCAAGTGTAGGAAGTATTTGGTTCAATTCCTCGGTCAACTGGCAGTTCGACGACACCCAGCCAGTCGCGGCAGGACAATTCGATTTTTACACTGCGGCCTTACAAGAAATATTACAATCACTGGGATTTTCCACCAGCCAAAGTTGGTACATGAATGTGTCCGGCACGGATTCGCGCAATTGGCTTGGAAGACAAGTGGGCGCACAACTCGAATTTAGCACTCATGTCCTGGCACCCGATAGCATGCACATTGCCCAAGGATTAATGAGCCCACGATTGACGGACGGCCTACGACAAACAGCAGTGATGGAGCCTACGTTGACGGACGGAGTTCGAGAATCGCTGACGCTTCTCGACCTGGCGTTCCTGCGCGACATCGGCTGGCAAACCATCGAAAGCAATTTAGTTCCTGGGGACTTCGATCGTGACACGGTGCGAACGGCAGCCGACGTTTCGGCGATGCAGCGCGCGCTCACGAATTTAGGCGCGTACCAGGGGCAAAACAGTCTCACCAATGCGGAACTGTTGTCGATCGGCGACCTGAATGGCGATGGAAAAATTACTAATGCAGATCTTCAATCCCTCTTGAAGCTTTTGATTAATCCGGCCGCCGGAAGTGGATCGCTGACAGGGGTATCGGAGCCAGCGTCGCTGCCGTTAGCCGGAATTGGGATTTTAACCATGCTGTACCTGCGAAAATCAGTGCGTAGATGGTCGTAGGTTCTGCCTCGAGGAAGGGTCAGTGGCCTACGGCGAATACGCCCTTTCTTTGCGCCATTGCGCAATATTCATGCGCTTTTGCGTTGTTTGGTGTTCTTCCACCGATCATCTCTTGGAGACTGACTATCGCATTACCACAATGGATCGAGTATCGAGCGAGTGTCAATCGGCTCTGGTCGGGGATCGGAAACTTATCACTTTGCGCCCAAACCTCGCCAGACGGAATCCGATCATGGTGTATTATTGTTTTTTCTCGAACCAGTGCAAGGTCCGGAGCCAAACGATGAATTTGACCAGAGTTGTCATGGCGTGTTTGTTGTTCGGTTGGATCATCGGTAGGTCCCACTGCGCGCTTGGGGATAGCCTGAGCCTCGGCGACACGGTGAACGTCGGCTATGTCTCTTATGGAGCGCCGTACAGCATCGATAACAACGGTGACGACGAGGCCAACGTGGGCGCCGGCTTATTTACGCTGCAGGCTAGAAGTCCTGACAATACAGCGAATGTCTCCTATTCGAATGTCGTACAGGCGACGGCCAATAGTGGCACCATCGCGAGTTTCTGCATCGATCTGAAAGAGTTTATTTGGCCATATACATCGCCAAATCTTTTCCAGGTGGTCCCGCTGGCTGATGCCCCCAATTACTCCACGGACAATGGCGGAACGATCGGAGAAATGGGTGCCTTCAAGGCTCAGGAGATCGAGCAGCTTTGGGCCCATTTCATCAATCCCGACGCTGATGCCTATGTTGACCCGAATAATACCGACCAGATCAACGCCGGATTTCAATTGGCCGTTTGGGAAATTGAGTACGAGACCTCATCGACCCTCGATCTTACTGCAGGCAGTTTTCTTGCTCTCACCGGCATCAACGATCCGCAAGTCACCGGTGCCATCGATGAAGCAAACAGTATGCTGGCTTGGTTGGCGGCTAATCACCGAGCGCCAATGGCAAATTTGGTTGCGCTGAGCGCTCCCAGCGGAACGCTGACCGTCGCCTATCAGGACCAGGTGATCGAATTGGACGGGTCGCCGCGACTTATCCCAACTCCGGAACCGACCAATGTTGTCAGCTTGATCACTCTTTCGATTGCGGCGGTCATCTTCGGCGCATGGAAAACCAGGGGACACTTTCGACCGTTTGCATCCCCAAGCCGCTAAGTCCGAAACGAGCTAACGGGGAGTTCTCCGTGTCCTTGAAACGTTTCGCTGCGATTACACCACTTCGGTGGGTGCTCTATCGGCTAGCCCGCTGGCGAGTCAGGGAAAAGTTGGCGGCGATTGGGCCCTATCTGAACAAGGGTGATCGCGTTTTGGATGTGGGGGCCGGGAACTGTGTCCTGTGCCAACAACTCCGACACCAGGGGTACGAAGTTCTACCGCTCGACCTCGAGAACTTGAGTTTCATCGATGGCATCGCACCGACTGTCTACGATGGCAAGACCATACCCTTTCCTGCAAAGAGTTTCGAGGTAGCCCTGCTGATCACGGTACTGCATCACACTTCCGACCCGGACGCCGTCCTTGCAGAAGTGTCGAGGGTCGCGAGGCGGATCATTGTCGTTGAAGAGATTTATCAAAACCTTTTGGAAAAATACTATACCTATGCCATCGACAGCCTATTCAATTGGGAATGGTTCGGCCACCCTCGTTCGAACCGCACCGACGCTGGATGGAGGACCGCCTTTGAACGATTGAATCTAACGGTCAGCGCTGCCGCGTACTCGCGGTCAATGGTTATCATGAGACGCGTAATTTATGCCTTGGATTGCGGGAACATCGAATGTGGCAAATCGGCGACTTACGTATGCCAAGTGGGTGAAGTATCGTGACCGTATGGATATAATTGAGAGCCGGCAGACATCCGAGAAGGCTAACTGTTTCCTGTCGTTTCGACAGTTGTAGACGCTGGCACCAATTGAGCATCCATCTGCCTGGATCAAGGCAATTCCAACACATGTCGAATGTTCTTCCGGCGGATGAGACGGTTGCTCAGAGGAGTATCGCCACAGCCGAAGTCAGTATTTTGTTTGTCGATCTCGATGGCAGCCTGGTGGCCTCGAACACTTTGATAGAATTGTTTCTGAGTGCGGTTCGGTACGACCCAAGGTCGGCATTCCGGGCCAGTTTGTGGTTGTTCCGTGGTCGGTTGGCTTTCAAATCGCACTTAGCGAATTTAACGTCCCTCGACGCGGCCGCCCTCCCCTATCGCGCGGAAGTGCTAACCTTGCTTACGGAATTGAAAAGGGAAGGTTGCCGATTGGTCCTCGCCACCGCCAGTCCCTATGCGGTCGCCCGGCAAGTTGCCCAGCATGTCGGTTTGTTCGACGACGTGCTGGCCTCCGACGAAAGGAGGAATCTCAAAGGCAGCATCAAGCTGGCGGCCATCGAAGAATATTGTTGCCAACACGGCTATCAGAACTTCGCTTACCTGGGCGATTCCTGGGCCGATGTGCCGATTTGGCAACGAGCGGTCAAGGTGCTGGTTGTTGCTCCATCGGCCCAGTTAAGCCGCCGCGTGGCTCGCCTTCAGCGACCCGTAACAACACTGCAGGCACGCCAGGGAAGCTGGAAAGCTTGCTTGAGAGCGGTACGCGCGCACCAGTGGATGAAAAATATTCTGATGTTTCTGCCGCTGCTTTTTGCGCATGCTTTCCAGTACGCCGACTATTGGAAATGGATGTGCGCGCTGGTCGCCTTCGTGGCGTTTTCGGCTTGCGCCTCGTCGGTCTACTTAGTCAACGATTTACTCGACCTGGAAGAAGATCGGCGACACCCTCGTAAACGTAATCGACCATTTGCCTCAGGCCAATTGCCTTTAGAATTTGGCTTACTGGTGGCCCCTCTGCTGGCTCTGTTTGGCTTGGGGTTATCGTTGTTCACGGTCGGCAGTCGATTTCCGCTGATGCTGTTGCTCTATTTGGTGTGCAGCGGTTTGTATTGTTTATGGTTGAAACGCGTGGCGCTAGTCGATGTGTTTTTGCTGTCGGGGCTCTACATGCTGCGATTGCAAGCCGGCGGCACCGCATCCGCGGTGCCGGTTTCGGAATGGCTGTTAATCTTCTGTCTGTTCT harbors:
- a CDS encoding class I SAM-dependent methyltransferase produces the protein MSLKRFAAITPLRWVLYRLARWRVREKLAAIGPYLNKGDRVLDVGAGNCVLCQQLRHQGYEVLPLDLENLSFIDGIAPTVYDGKTIPFPAKSFEVALLITVLHHTSDPDAVLAEVSRVARRIIVVEEIYQNLLEKYYTYAIDSLFNWEWFGHPRSNRTDAGWRTAFERLNLTVSAAAYSRSMVIMRRVIYALDCGNIECGKSATYVCQVGEVS
- a CDS encoding dockerin type I domain-containing protein: MSNFRAVITCCLTVLVLTVVPCRGMEIVLDYSDDSFFAAHPTAEATLEAAAQDVSNAITTTLAATVDTNSATVNGTSVTFNYNFNYANPTTGAIQTIDAALPANQVRVFVGVQNLTSGTLGEGEPGGFNVSSSAIIHNQSDVSSAVHMAAAAANANLGRGGGPAMGTASGSLTTVPYSIAYGPSVGSIWFNSSVNWQFDDTQPVAAGQFDFYTAALQEILQSLGFSTSQSWYMNVSGTDSRNWLGRQVGAQLEFSTHVLAPDSMHIAQGLMSPRLTDGLRQTAVMEPTLTDGVRESLTLLDLAFLRDIGWQTIESNLVPGDFDRDTVRTAADVSAMQRALTNLGAYQGQNSLTNAELLSIGDLNGDGKITNADLQSLLKLLINPAAGSGSLTGVSEPASLPLAGIGILTMLYLRKSVRRWS
- a CDS encoding UbiA family prenyltransferase, which produces MSNVLPADETVAQRSIATAEVSILFVDLDGSLVASNTLIELFLSAVRYDPRSAFRASLWLFRGRLAFKSHLANLTSLDAAALPYRAEVLTLLTELKREGCRLVLATASPYAVARQVAQHVGLFDDVLASDERRNLKGSIKLAAIEEYCCQHGYQNFAYLGDSWADVPIWQRAVKVLVVAPSAQLSRRVARLQRPVTTLQARQGSWKACLRAVRAHQWMKNILMFLPLLFAHAFQYADYWKWMCALVAFVAFSACASSVYLVNDLLDLEEDRRHPRKRNRPFASGQLPLEFGLLVAPLLALFGLGLSLFTVGSRFPLMLLLYLVCSGLYCLWLKRVALVDVFLLSGLYMLRLQAGGTASAVPVSEWLLIFCLFFFLSLAFAKRFVEIDHLELANDKHVTGRGYRTIDAPTLSSMGATSGYVAVLVLALYFNSHEVRLLYARPKVLYILCPTVLFWISRLWMLARRNELHDDPVIFALKDRVSQLLGGLSAATILLAWLLQ